From the genome of Rhizobium binae, one region includes:
- a CDS encoding SAM-dependent methyltransferase has product MNKAQDWNLLARDAVTLTAENISRLVKGLPFKAKLALRGLLRMQHGSLAVTLPDGRRLLIDGKKAGPKAALNLNNWNLAYRALTSGTIGVAETYMDGDWDSPDITAFLELFLVNGEAAHSYSHGKRGVGRLVERVRHWMNANTRAGSKRNISAHYDLGNDFYRQWLDPSMTYSSALYSTGANDLQSAQNAKYRALADATGIASGDHVLEIGCGWGGFAEFAASELNCKVTGLTISREQLAFAEERIRKAGLEDRVEFRFQDYRDETGLYDRIVSIEMFEAVGEKYWPSYFSKLRQCLKPGGKAGLQIITIRPEAFDQYRSNPDFIQKYVFPGGMLPTRNHLAELAGKVDLSLVRDFGFGLDYARTLAEWRERFRSVWERIRPLGFDERFKRLWEFYLFYCEAGFRARNIDVRQVVFSRS; this is encoded by the coding sequence ATGAACAAGGCGCAGGACTGGAATCTGCTGGCCCGGGACGCGGTGACGCTGACGGCAGAAAACATATCCCGCCTGGTGAAAGGGCTACCGTTCAAGGCGAAGCTGGCGCTACGCGGGCTTCTGCGCATGCAGCACGGCTCGCTTGCGGTCACCCTGCCCGACGGGCGCAGGCTGCTGATCGATGGTAAGAAGGCCGGGCCGAAAGCGGCGCTCAACCTCAATAACTGGAACCTCGCCTATCGGGCGCTGACGAGCGGAACGATCGGCGTCGCCGAAACCTACATGGACGGAGACTGGGACAGCCCCGACATCACCGCCTTTCTCGAACTCTTCCTCGTCAACGGCGAGGCAGCGCACAGCTATTCGCACGGCAAACGCGGCGTCGGCCGCCTCGTTGAGCGCGTCCGCCACTGGATGAACGCGAATACCAGGGCAGGCTCGAAGCGCAACATCTCCGCCCATTACGACCTCGGCAACGATTTCTACAGGCAATGGCTCGATCCGAGCATGACCTATTCCTCAGCGCTCTATTCGACCGGCGCCAACGACCTGCAATCGGCCCAGAACGCCAAATACCGCGCGCTCGCAGACGCGACCGGCATCGCGTCCGGCGATCATGTGCTGGAGATCGGCTGCGGCTGGGGCGGTTTTGCCGAATTTGCCGCAAGCGAGCTGAACTGCAAGGTTACTGGACTGACGATCAGCCGCGAACAGCTCGCCTTCGCCGAGGAGCGTATCCGCAAAGCCGGCCTGGAGGATCGCGTCGAATTCCGCTTTCAGGACTACCGCGATGAGACAGGGCTCTATGACCGGATCGTCTCGATCGAGATGTTCGAAGCGGTCGGCGAGAAATATTGGCCGTCCTACTTCTCCAAGCTCCGCCAATGTCTGAAGCCCGGCGGCAAGGCCGGACTGCAGATCATTACCATCCGGCCCGAAGCCTTCGACCAATATCGCAGCAACCCCGACTTCATTCAGAAATATGTCTTCCCCGGAGGCATGCTGCCGACGCGCAATCATCTCGCCGAACTCGCCGGCAAGGTCGATCTGTCACTGGTCAGGGACTTCGGTTTCGGGCTCGACTATGCCCGGACGCTGGCCGAATGGCGCGAGCGCTTCCGGTCAGTCTGGGAACGCATCCGCCCGCTGGGGTTCGACGAGCGTTTCAAGCGGCTTTGGGAATTCTATCTGTTCTATTGCGAAGCCGGCTTTCGCGCCCGCAATATCGATGTGCGCCAGGTCGTGTTCTCGCGCAGCTGA
- a CDS encoding ChrR family anti-sigma-E factor: MAKTDMVHEQIETIDALIAHYVAGSLPGPARVLVRSHLQMKPDNRSLVSSLELLAGEALESTSQAAIADRDRRLAAIFSSAPPASESHVSKPPVRAPFPPALRDLLGFEVEDVPWRRRLPGLREYSFEMEGCEVSLMWIRPGRALPAHTHKGMELILILDGAFNDERGHFGPGDISIADETVEHRPVAEKDRPCIAFAVSDGPVKLTGSLRQMIGDLIG; the protein is encoded by the coding sequence GTGGCCAAAACCGACATGGTTCACGAGCAGATCGAGACAATCGACGCATTGATCGCGCATTACGTCGCCGGTTCCTTGCCCGGGCCGGCGCGGGTGCTGGTACGATCCCATCTGCAAATGAAGCCGGATAATCGAAGCCTGGTGAGCAGCCTCGAGCTTTTGGCCGGGGAAGCCCTGGAAAGCACGTCGCAAGCCGCCATTGCCGATCGCGACCGGCGGCTTGCGGCGATCTTTTCCTCTGCTCCTCCCGCCTCCGAATCCCATGTTTCCAAGCCTCCCGTCAGGGCGCCGTTTCCCCCGGCTTTGCGCGATCTCCTCGGCTTCGAAGTCGAGGATGTTCCCTGGCGCAGGCGCTTGCCCGGCCTCAGGGAATATTCGTTCGAGATGGAGGGTTGCGAGGTCAGCCTGATGTGGATCCGGCCGGGCCGTGCCTTACCGGCGCACACCCATAAAGGCATGGAACTGATCCTGATCCTCGACGGCGCCTTCAATGACGAACGCGGCCATTTTGGTCCCGGCGACATCTCCATCGCCGACGAGACCGTCGAGCATCGGCCGGTCGCCGAAAAGGACAGGCCGTGCATCGCCTTTGCCGTTTCCGACGGGCCGGTCAAGCTAACCGGATCCCTTCGTCAGATGATCGGCGACCTGATCGGCTGA
- a CDS encoding NAD(P)/FAD-dependent oxidoreductase, producing MNVHFHSTPRRLKIAVIGSGISGASAAWALRQVHDVTLYESQARPGGHTATIDVDYEGFRIAVDTGFIVYNELNYPNLTALFAELGVATHASDMSFSLSLDRGKLEWSGGGLSSIFAQKRNLLRPSFLWMIREILRFNRTCLADRAAGHLASRSLGDYLDWRGFSPGFTNNYLVPMAAAIWSTPSARMLQFPAEHFVNFFDNHRLIYRRQQQWRTVTGGSRTYLDRLLQPLSERVKLSCGVRAVIRSEYGVTIIDETGSERSFDKVIFACHSDQAARLLADATNRESTVLAAIPYQPNRVVLHRDEALMPQRRKVWASWNYLRSSRTDGMAGVAVTYWMNRLQGIEHGFPLFVTLNPHREPDPRRVFAEFTYEHPQFSVEAMAAQQALVAIQGENHCHFAGAWTGYGFHEDGLVSGLAAAEALGAIIPWRTARTIFHESQPDSAA from the coding sequence ATGAACGTGCATTTCCATTCCACCCCGCGCCGACTGAAGATCGCCGTCATCGGCTCCGGCATTTCCGGCGCCTCCGCAGCCTGGGCGTTGCGCCAGGTGCATGATGTCACGCTTTACGAAAGCCAGGCGCGGCCAGGCGGCCATACGGCGACGATCGACGTGGATTATGAAGGGTTCCGGATTGCGGTCGATACCGGCTTCATAGTCTATAACGAGTTGAATTACCCGAACCTCACCGCGCTCTTTGCCGAGCTCGGCGTTGCAACGCATGCGAGCGACATGAGCTTCTCGCTCTCACTCGACCGCGGCAAGTTGGAATGGAGCGGCGGCGGGCTCTCTTCGATCTTCGCCCAGAAGCGGAACCTGCTGCGCCCCTCCTTCCTCTGGATGATCCGCGAGATCCTGCGTTTCAACCGCACGTGCCTCGCAGACCGCGCCGCCGGCCACCTCGCCTCACGCTCGCTCGGGGACTACCTCGACTGGCGCGGCTTCTCGCCCGGCTTCACCAACAACTATCTCGTGCCGATGGCGGCAGCGATCTGGTCGACGCCATCGGCCCGCATGCTGCAGTTCCCGGCAGAGCATTTCGTCAACTTCTTCGACAATCACCGCCTGATCTACCGCCGGCAGCAGCAATGGCGCACGGTGACCGGGGGCAGCCGCACCTACCTCGACCGGCTGCTCCAGCCGCTTAGCGAGCGGGTTAAACTATCCTGCGGCGTGCGTGCGGTGATCCGCTCCGAATATGGCGTTACCATCATCGACGAAACGGGCAGCGAACGCTCCTTCGACAAAGTGATCTTCGCCTGCCATAGCGATCAGGCGGCGCGCCTGCTCGCCGACGCCACCAATCGGGAAAGCACAGTGCTTGCCGCCATCCCCTACCAGCCGAACCGCGTCGTCCTGCATCGCGATGAAGCGCTGATGCCACAGCGGCGCAAGGTCTGGGCTTCCTGGAACTATCTGCGATCGAGCCGTACGGATGGAATGGCGGGTGTAGCGGTCACTTACTGGATGAACCGGCTGCAGGGCATCGAACACGGATTCCCGCTGTTCGTGACGCTCAATCCGCACCGCGAACCGGATCCCCGCAGGGTTTTTGCGGAATTCACTTACGAGCATCCGCAATTTTCAGTCGAGGCCATGGCGGCGCAACAGGCGCTCGTGGCCATTCAGGGGGAGAATCATTGCCATTTCGCCGGCGCCTGGACGGGATACGGCTTCCACGAGGACGGGCTCGTTTCCGGCTTGGCGGCAGCCGAAGCTCTGGGCGCGATCATACCCTGGAGAACTGCCCGAACCATTTTCCACGAATCCCAACCGGACAGCGCGGCATGA
- a CDS encoding alanyl-tRNA editing protein encodes MPVNALYRDDFYLSTCEAVVTAVHDDGGIELNQTCFYAASGGQPGDTGQLERADGSTIALGQTKHGASKGVIIHVPLENEPQPEIGETLVLHVDWPRRYRLMRMHTACHLLSVVCPYPITGAAVGEEESRIDFDMSETIDKDEVTARLMELVGQNHPIYLQWITDDELAANPDIVKSKNVRPPMGLGRVSLVCIGKNSSIDSQPCGGTHVSETQEVGQIHIAKIEKKGKENRRFRIRFGAPGDEA; translated from the coding sequence ATGCCCGTCAATGCCCTCTATCGTGACGACTTCTATCTCTCGACATGCGAGGCGGTCGTCACCGCCGTACACGACGACGGGGGCATCGAACTCAACCAGACCTGCTTCTATGCGGCATCGGGCGGCCAGCCCGGTGACACCGGTCAGCTTGAACGCGCCGACGGCAGCACGATCGCGCTCGGCCAGACGAAACATGGCGCGAGCAAGGGTGTCATCATCCATGTGCCGCTCGAAAATGAGCCGCAGCCTGAGATCGGCGAGACGCTGGTGCTGCATGTCGATTGGCCGCGCCGCTACAGGCTGATGCGCATGCACACGGCTTGCCACCTGCTGTCCGTCGTCTGCCCCTATCCGATCACCGGGGCGGCGGTCGGCGAGGAAGAAAGCCGCATCGACTTCGATATGAGCGAGACGATCGACAAGGACGAGGTCACGGCCAGGCTGATGGAACTGGTCGGCCAGAACCATCCCATCTACCTGCAATGGATCACCGACGACGAGCTTGCGGCCAATCCCGATATCGTCAAATCGAAGAACGTACGCCCGCCGATGGGGCTCGGTCGTGTCAGCCTCGTCTGCATCGGCAAGAACTCCTCGATTGACAGCCAGCCCTGCGGCGGCACACATGTTTCCGAAACGCAGGAAGTCGGCCAGATTCACATCGCCAA
- a CDS encoding DUF1365 domain-containing protein translates to MSGRDKRRGISMTENGPPPHAAAALYVGDIMHQRMKPFGHRFRYRVFSLLVDLDGLQKAGRLSALFSVNRRNLVSFHEQDHADAGGATLRAYADRLLAEAGLERAERILLVCYPRILGYVFNPLSVYHAYDGDGALVAMIYEVRNTFGERHSYVCPVGHGEMCESGLRQSCDKLFHVSPFIGMTARYHFRMLPPGKQIRWRILETDSDGPLLSATFSGRQMPLTSASLLRLTAHIPLLTIKVVAGIHWEALKLWLKGARYIARPTPPPDVSIHRPRELADAAE, encoded by the coding sequence ATGAGCGGGCGAGATAAAAGACGCGGTATCAGCATGACGGAGAACGGCCCTCCGCCGCATGCCGCAGCAGCGCTCTATGTCGGCGACATCATGCATCAACGCATGAAACCCTTCGGCCATCGCTTCCGCTATCGGGTATTCTCGCTGCTCGTCGATCTCGACGGGCTGCAGAAGGCTGGCCGCCTGTCGGCGCTGTTTTCCGTCAACCGACGCAATCTCGTCTCGTTTCACGAACAGGATCATGCCGATGCCGGCGGCGCGACGTTGCGCGCCTATGCCGACCGACTGCTTGCCGAGGCCGGTCTCGAACGTGCCGAGCGCATATTGCTTGTCTGTTATCCCCGCATTCTTGGCTATGTCTTCAATCCGCTCTCTGTCTATCACGCCTATGATGGCGACGGCGCGCTCGTCGCGATGATCTATGAGGTGCGCAATACCTTCGGCGAACGGCACAGCTATGTCTGCCCCGTCGGCCATGGCGAGATGTGTGAAAGCGGGCTTCGCCAGAGTTGCGACAAGCTCTTCCACGTCTCGCCTTTCATCGGCATGACGGCGCGCTACCATTTCCGCATGCTGCCGCCCGGTAAGCAAATTCGCTGGCGCATCCTCGAAACCGATAGCGACGGCCCACTTCTTTCGGCGACGTTCTCAGGACGGCAGATGCCTCTTACCAGCGCCTCGCTGCTCAGGCTGACGGCGCACATCCCCCTCCTCACCATCAAGGTCGTCGCGGGCATTCATTGGGAAGCGCTTAAGCTCTGGCTGAAGGGTGCGCGTTATATCGCGCGCCCGACGCCGCCGCCTGACGTCAGCATCCACCGACCCCGCGAGCTTGCAGATGCAGCGGAATAA
- a CDS encoding cryptochrome/photolyase family protein: protein MARDATKPVILWFRKDLRLDDNKALNAAHLSGRPIISLYIRELEAAGTGPLGAAQAWWLHNSLKALDASLRKRHGGLTLASGEALEVLRALIRESDAEAVFWNQRYDPPGISIDARIGHELEKQAIEVKSFDGQLLHEPSQLMTGSGTPYRVYTPFWRALESAGEPEPPLDIPSKLQLASKLPASEKLESWKLLPTRPDWTSNFADLWKPGEEGAQEKLRTFIENRLDGYKENRDHPAKPATSMLSPHLALGEISPARIWDATRGLSKHVPAADIVHFRKEIAWREFSYHLLFHFPRLASANWDDRFDRFEWRSGEENFKAWSRGMTGYPIVDAGMRQLWRYGWMHNRVRMIAASFLIKDLMVDWRRGEAWFRDTLVDADPANNAASWQWVAGSGADASPFFRIFNPVLQGEKFDPDGDYVRAHVPELRTLDAKYIHQPFEAPKSVLGEAGVILGETYPKPIVDHAGARNRALAAYNAIKGVA, encoded by the coding sequence TTGGCAAGAGACGCGACAAAACCTGTCATCCTGTGGTTTCGCAAGGATTTGCGCCTTGATGATAACAAGGCGCTCAACGCCGCCCATCTTTCGGGGCGGCCGATCATTTCCCTCTATATAAGGGAGTTGGAGGCTGCGGGCACCGGGCCGCTGGGGGCGGCGCAGGCCTGGTGGCTGCACAACTCCCTGAAAGCGCTGGACGCGTCGCTGCGCAAACGGCACGGAGGGCTCACGCTTGCAAGCGGCGAAGCGCTTGAAGTGCTCCGCGCCCTCATCAGGGAAAGCGACGCCGAAGCCGTATTCTGGAATCAGCGCTACGATCCGCCGGGCATCTCCATCGACGCCCGCATCGGGCACGAACTGGAAAAGCAGGCGATCGAAGTAAAAAGTTTCGACGGCCAGCTACTGCATGAGCCTTCGCAGCTGATGACCGGCAGCGGCACGCCCTATCGCGTCTATACGCCGTTTTGGCGCGCTCTGGAGAGCGCCGGCGAACCCGAGCCGCCGCTGGACATTCCGTCGAAACTACAGCTGGCATCAAAGCTTCCCGCATCGGAAAAACTGGAGAGCTGGAAACTGCTGCCGACGCGGCCGGATTGGACGAGTAATTTCGCCGATCTCTGGAAGCCGGGCGAGGAAGGCGCCCAGGAAAAGCTTCGCACCTTCATCGAGAATAGGCTCGACGGCTACAAGGAAAACCGGGACCATCCGGCAAAGCCGGCGACATCGATGCTGTCGCCGCATTTGGCGCTCGGCGAGATCTCCCCTGCCCGCATCTGGGATGCGACGCGCGGCTTGTCGAAACACGTACCTGCCGCCGACATCGTGCATTTCCGCAAGGAAATCGCCTGGCGCGAATTCTCCTATCATCTACTCTTCCATTTCCCGCGTCTTGCCTCGGCCAACTGGGACGATCGTTTTGATCGCTTCGAATGGCGTAGCGGCGAAGAGAATTTCAAGGCGTGGTCCCGCGGCATGACCGGCTATCCGATTGTCGATGCCGGTATGCGCCAGCTCTGGCGCTACGGCTGGATGCACAATCGCGTGCGGATGATCGCCGCCTCTTTCCTCATCAAAGACTTGATGGTCGACTGGCGCCGGGGCGAGGCTTGGTTCCGGGACACGCTGGTCGATGCCGATCCAGCCAACAACGCGGCAAGCTGGCAATGGGTGGCGGGCTCCGGAGCGGATGCCTCGCCGTTCTTCCGCATCTTCAATCCGGTGCTGCAGGGCGAGAAATTCGATCCCGACGGCGACTATGTTCGGGCTCATGTGCCGGAGCTTCGGACGCTCGACGCAAAATACATCCACCAGCCATTTGAGGCGCCGAAGAGTGTGCTCGGCGAGGCCGGAGTCATCCTTGGCGAAACCTATCCGAAACCCATTGTCGACCATGCCGGAGCCCGCAACCGGGCGCTCGCGGCCTACAACGCCATAAAGGGTGTTGCATGA
- a CDS encoding SDR family NAD(P)-dependent oxidoreductase — MRDFIARPEHGIVWISGASSGIGRALALKLAGEGYKVAVTARSHEKLVELQAEARGLDGSIVVLDGDVTNAEDMEHAMASIEYEHGTLAMAILNAGIYLPVHADDLHRADFEESFAVNLSGVVNCLLPAIRHMKAKGQGQIAIVSSVTGYGGLPTGAAYGATKAALINMAESLKFDLDKLGIRIQLISPGFVDTPATRKNHFPMPALVSTEEAAREIAAGLKSQAFEITFPKRFTILLKLARLLPYGAYFALVNRVTGWRERPSSTGRHPVTPHPAE; from the coding sequence ATGCGTGATTTCATCGCCCGTCCCGAACATGGAATCGTCTGGATATCGGGCGCGAGTTCCGGCATCGGCCGGGCGCTTGCGCTGAAGCTCGCCGGCGAGGGATACAAGGTCGCCGTCACCGCCAGAAGCCATGAAAAACTGGTCGAGCTGCAGGCCGAGGCCCGCGGCCTTGACGGCAGCATCGTCGTTCTCGACGGCGACGTCACCAATGCCGAAGACATGGAACATGCCATGGCCTCCATCGAATATGAGCACGGCACGCTCGCCATGGCGATCCTCAATGCCGGCATCTATCTGCCTGTTCACGCCGACGACTTGCACCGAGCCGATTTCGAAGAAAGCTTCGCCGTCAATCTTTCCGGCGTCGTCAATTGTCTCTTGCCGGCAATCCGCCATATGAAAGCGAAAGGGCAGGGGCAGATCGCCATCGTGTCCTCCGTCACCGGCTATGGCGGCCTGCCGACCGGCGCTGCCTATGGCGCCACCAAGGCCGCCCTGATCAACATGGCCGAAAGCCTGAAATTCGATCTCGATAAGCTCGGTATCCGCATCCAACTCATCAGCCCCGGCTTCGTCGACACGCCGGCCACGAGAAAGAATCACTTTCCTATGCCGGCCCTTGTTTCGACCGAAGAAGCTGCCCGGGAGATCGCCGCCGGGCTGAAATCGCAGGCCTTCGAGATCACCTTCCCGAAGCGCTTCACCATCCTGCTGAAGCTCGCGCGGCTGCTGCCTTACGGCGCTTATTTCGCGCTGGTGAACCGCGTAACCGGCTGGCGCGAACGGCCGTCTTCAACGGGACGCCATCCGGTGACGCCGCATCCGGCGGAATGA
- a CDS encoding cysteine synthase A: protein MTFHPSVLEAIGNTPLIKLKGASALTGCTILGKAEFLNPGQSVKDRAALFIIRDAERKGLLRPGGVIVEGTAGNTGIGLTLVAKALGYRTVIVIPETQSQEKKDALKLLGAELVEVPAVPYKNPNNYVKVSGRLAEQMAKSEPNGAIWANQFDNVANRQAHVETTAPEIWKDTDGKIDGFICSVGSGGTLAGVAAGLKAFKANVKIGIADPDGAALYEFYQNGTLKSEGSSITEGIGQGRITANLEGFTPDFSYRVSDAEALPYLFDLVENEGLCLGGSTAINIAGAVNLARDLGPGHTVVTILCDYGNRYQSKLFNPDFLRSKGLPVPGWMARSSDIHVPYEPV, encoded by the coding sequence ATGACCTTCCACCCCTCCGTCCTCGAAGCCATCGGCAACACGCCCCTGATCAAACTCAAGGGGGCCTCGGCTCTAACCGGCTGCACCATTCTCGGCAAGGCGGAGTTCCTGAACCCCGGCCAGTCGGTCAAGGACCGTGCCGCGCTCTTCATCATCCGCGACGCCGAGCGGAAGGGACTGCTGCGGCCCGGCGGCGTCATCGTCGAAGGCACGGCCGGCAATACCGGCATTGGCCTGACGCTGGTCGCCAAGGCGCTCGGCTACCGCACGGTCATCGTCATCCCGGAAACGCAGAGCCAGGAAAAGAAGGACGCGCTGAAACTGCTCGGCGCCGAACTCGTCGAAGTGCCCGCCGTTCCCTACAAGAACCCGAACAACTACGTGAAGGTATCGGGGCGGCTCGCCGAGCAAATGGCAAAGAGCGAGCCGAACGGAGCGATCTGGGCGAACCAATTCGACAACGTCGCCAACCGGCAGGCGCATGTCGAAACGACCGCGCCGGAAATCTGGAAGGATACCGACGGCAAAATCGATGGCTTTATCTGCTCCGTTGGTTCCGGCGGGACGCTGGCAGGTGTCGCTGCCGGCCTCAAGGCTTTCAAGGCCAACGTCAAGATCGGCATCGCCGATCCCGATGGCGCCGCTCTCTATGAATTCTACCAGAACGGCACGCTGAAATCCGAAGGTTCATCGATCACCGAGGGCATCGGCCAGGGCCGCATTACCGCCAATCTCGAGGGCTTCACGCCGGACTTTTCCTACCGAGTCTCCGATGCCGAAGCCCTTCCCTATCTTTTCGATCTCGTCGAAAACGAGGGCCTGTGCCTCGGCGGCTCGACGGCGATCAATATTGCCGGCGCCGTCAATCTCGCCCGGGATCTCGGCCCCGGTCACACCGTGGTGACAATCCTCTGCGACTACGGCAACCGCTATCAGTCGAAACTCTTCAACCCGGATTTCCTGAGGTCGAAAGGACTGCCCGTTCCGGGCTGGATGGCTCGGTCGTCCGACATACACGTTCCCTATGAACCCGTGTGA